The genomic stretch TCCGTAGCACTGCATAGTGTTTATAAATTATTAGTAGCAGTAAGATAACACATTTTCATCATCCAGTGCTAtaactttctagatttatttactCTCAACTTGATGCATTTCAACTGAAGGAACGGATGTGGTTTGCAGATAGTATGTTCCAGATGATATCCCAGCATTAAGTAGACAGGAATCTGAATTCTCATTATTTTCAATTGTTACTACTATCGGCACATGGCAATTGATTTGGATAGGACTAGTTGAAGTACAGCTCATTCAGTAGCACTGCATCGTGTTTAAATTATTATTAGCGGCAGCAGTGGTTTCTGTAGCCGGCCCCAATGATGCCCCCCACTTTAAGAGACATGATGTCAAGATCAAGGCTATCAGTGACTACTCGTCCAGTCATCTTCAGATCACAGGCCTGAATCTTGTTCCTTTCCTTTTGTTGCATCCCTCAGGTTCCTATTGGAGGATGTTACAGGCTTATCGATATTCCCATGAGCAACTGCTTCAACAGTGGCATAAACAAGATATTCGTGATGACTCAGTTCAACTCGGCATCTCTTAATCGTCACATTCACCGCACGTACCTCGGCGGGGGGATCAATTTCACTGATGGATCTGTTGAGGTAATTCACCTCAAGTTCTTGATACATAGTCTTATGTTTTCTTACGATTTTGTTCTGATGTCTTTGCCGGTTACATCACACGTTGACTGAGCCTTTTTTTCTAACAAATAAATAGGTATTGGCCGCAACGCAAATGCCTGGGGAGGCTGCTGGATGGTTCCGGGGAACCGCAGATGCGGTCAGAAAATTTATCTGGGTACTTGAGGTGAGAAGAGTATCTAGGAGCACATGGCCCTTCTTGAACCTCATACTTGTATGTATGCATTCTCAAAGTAATGCTTGTTATGTTCTATGTACCTTTCCAGGACTATTATAAGCATAAATCTATCGAGCACATTTTGATCTTGTCGGGGGACCAGCTTTATCGCATGGATTACATGGAGCTTGTGCAGGTTTGTGATTGCCTCTTTCACCTGCCCTACTGTATGTTTTATTTTGAACTGGCTGACCCTGTGGCACACATAATTTACAGAAACATGTTGATGACAATGCTGACATTACTCTATCATGTGCCCCTGTTGGAGAAAGGTATTGGCTGTTGTTCTGTATCCTCGATTCCTTCTGAAGTTGCACTGCATCCTGATTTGTTCTTCGTTGTTTTGGAAGCCGGGCATCCGAATATGGACTAGTGAAGTTCGACAGTTCAGGTCGAGTGATCCAGTTTTCTGAGAAGCCAAAGGGCGCGGACTTGGAGGCAATGGTTAGCACTCACCTTGCTCACAGTCAGATATATGTTCACACTAACAGATTTGCACTATCTAAAACTTAAACTATTGATCACTGCAGAAAGTGGATACCAGCTTTCTCAATTTTGCCATAGATGATCCAGCCAAAAATCCCTACATTGCTTCCATGGGAGTTTATGTCTTCAAAAGAGAAGTTCTTTTGAACCTTCTAAAGTAAGAACCCGGTCTTTGCGATGCATGGTTCTCCTTTGGCTCTGCATTCTAATGTTGGCATTCTCAGGTCAAGATACACAGAACTACATGACTTTGGGTCTGAAATCCTCCCGAGAGCTCTACATGATCACAATGTACAGGTAAATTTTATATGTGAACTCCACTCATTGTATAGGTAGTGTGTTGCCCCATTTGAAAAATCTGCAGCAGCTGGGGAGGTAGTGCTGCATCAAATGCAGTCTGAAAAAACTGGTATGTCATTTATTTCACTCTATTGTTGTCAGGCATATGTCTTCACTGACTACTGGGAGGACATTGGAACAATCAGATCGTTCTTCGATGCAAACATGGCACTCTGCGAGCAGGTGATATTTAGCCTTGGTTGCTTCCAGATTCTTTTTGAAACTGTTGCTTCCAAATTTGATGTACTGCAACTGTAAAATTAAACTGGACTAAAATAATCTGATAAATGATAAAGTGCTGTTTTCAGTTGGACTAAAATATCAGCCAATTTCAATCTTTCCTCACATATTTCGTCATTGCAGCCTCCAAAGTTTGAGTTTTATGACCCAAAGACTCCCTTCTTCACTTCGCCTCGATACTTGCCACCAACAAAGTCCGACAAGTGCAGGGTACGTGTCGCACGGAATAAACTTGCTATCCAAAGTACTATATGTAATCTAGGCCTATCTGATCTCTGGATCCATGTTTGCAGATCAAAGAAGCGATCATTTCACATGGTTGCTTCCTGCGCGAGTGCACCATTGAGCACTCTATCATCGGCGTCCGTTCACGCCTAAACTCCGGATCTGTGCTCAAGGTTTGCTTTCCAGTTTCCACACCACCATCATCTGAAAATTCATAATATGTAGTAGCGTCTGTGAAATGCAGTTCGTGTAACGGTCATTCTTTTCAATGGCGTTTGCAGAACGCGATGATGATGGGTGCGGATCTGTACGAGACCGAGGACGAGATCTCGGGGCTGCTGTCCGAGGGCAAGGTCCCCATCGGTGTTGGGGAGAACTCCAAGCTGAGGTGAGGAGGTTGACCTGGATACTGACACAGTATGCGTACTGTTTAGCACATGATCTGATACATTATATTCGTTGGTGTGTTGTATATGTAGCAACTGCATCATCGACATGAACGCTAGGATCGGAAGGGACGTGGTCATCGCGAACAGCGAGGTAAGATGCTCCTTCAGTCAGAGCTCAAACTCTTCTGAACCCAATGTTTTGAGAAAAGTATAAACCCCGCTCTGAACCTTGCCACTACTGTTGGTTTGGTCATGACAGGGCGTCCAGGAGGCTGATCGGCCAGAGGAAGGGTACTACATCAGGTCCGGGATCGTGGTGATACTGAAGAATGCAACCGTGAAGGACGGCACCGTAGTGTAGAACGCCGCCTTCGCCGCGGCAGCTGCATCTTTTTCGAGTGTTGGCGGTAGCCCAGAGCTGCCGACCTGAAGTTCATTCAGACAAGGAAGAAGATAGGGCCCCTGGCGGGACGGTAGAAGTTGGGAGCTGGGACGAGAGACGGCTCATGCAGCAAGCATCAGTAGCAAAGCAAGTACTCCTAGTAGTAGTCGTTCTTCCCCTGTAATAATAAAGCTGCGTGCGTGCGCGTCGAGTTGAAGTGGCAGCAGACTCTTCTGGGGGATCGATCCTGTAAATAAAACTTGAAAAATATGGGATTTTTCCGTTGCCTCCATCATCGAAGTTGCCTGACATCTACCGTCAAGTTCCTGAATGACTGTCCCCTACGTCATCTGGGGTACGTTCTATCTTAGCCCAAGCTCAAGCTTGCCCTACTAAATATTTGGTTAGTGAACTGTTTGTAGAAGTTTTTCAGTTGTCCTCCATGAGTCATCTCGCAGTCCCAAAATCAGTAAGAGTCAGAAGTTCAGAACTAGGTAATCCAGGGCCGCAGCGGGAAACTTGAGTTTCGCAGTGCGACGTCCTTCAGTTTCTCACTTTCAACTCCACGAGATGGCATTTCCTCCCTGTGGGATGCGGCTCAAGAGTCAAGACAAGGCACCTCCTGCCTGTGCATCTTTGCCCTGCTAGGCTACTTATCTCCCGTGAAACAAACATAAAAAACGGCGACATGTTACCTAGTCCTGGAACATAACTAATTTCCAAAAAGCTAGGAGCACAACCACGGAGCTCTTTCAAATGAATCACTTCCAGTCACATACGGAACTGCTACTAATTAAGGAGAGACATGCACGGTCAACTTGGCATGATGCTACATACCTAGAGCTGCATATTTACACGAATATTGAATGAAAAAACTAACAATATGGCTATGCAAATGCTACTCCAAAATAAATTGGCTTCTTTGTTCCCACCTATCTGTCGGTCCTAGCGCTCCTCTGAGGTGAACTTGTTCCAAGCATCCTGCAACGTTGGACATAAAAAGAATGTATGAATTAGAGTGCTATGTGGGTTCTTTGCACAGACCAAATCTACAATTTTGGAAATTGAAGGATCAAACTGGACCAGAGCACCACAGTCGTACTAAAAAGAAGACATGGCACAAACCTTGAGAAGGTCAAAAACTTTCTCACAGATGTACTTCTGCCTGATTGTAGCACCCCTTTGCTGCAATTTATCCGGGTGGACACACAGAGTTGCCTTCCTGTAGGCCTTCTTCACCGCGGCGGCTGTGATGAGGTCTGTAAGTGGCACTGGCTGCCAACCACTATCAGCTCCAAGAATCTGCCAGGACAAGAGTAAGAAGCACGGTGATATTTCTGTTCTGCCTTATCTTGCTTATCTGTGTAAGAGATCTATGAATGTGTTGACACATGACACAGAACGGCTTACATATTGCAAAGTGGACAACAGGGCTCGCAGATTTCCTTCCTTTCCGTTTGACCACCTCTTAACCTCAGGATCCAGGAAATCAGCCATCCTCTGAAACAGGAAAAAAAGGCAAACAATGAATAAAAATTGTTGGTGCAGTGAGAAGATGGTCCTTTCCGTGCCTAAAAATGTCTTACATGTTTCTCTGCCTGCTCTCTCTGAACCATCAGGTCGCGCATGTTCTTCTCAGCGAGGGCTTTTGACTGCAATTAGCAATGCATATCAGCACAACAACCACTGCAAAAACATAAAGAAAGTAAAACTAGAAAAACAAAACATGCATACCACTCGCTCAGTTGTGCGTTGATGCCTCTCTATTCTTGCTTTATGCCTTAAACCCGACTCAGCATCAACCACTACAGCCAACAAAACATTTATATGTTAGCTCACCAAttcatttttaaatttttaagaGACCATAAATGCAAAACTACTAAAATCATGCCATAACAGAACAAAATACTGGAACTTCCATGCATTTTGCTTAGTGGAAACAGGTAACCTCGCTTGTTACAATAAAACATATGGAAGTAATGAGTACCTTTGCTACTAGAATCTGGGTTTCTTAAGGAGCCACTAGAAGTTGCTCTTTGAGAATGAGTGTCCTGTCGAATATCCTGCACATCCAGAGACCAGGATTCAGATCTAGCCAGTATTTTGAATAATAATAACGATAGTAACATTTGAAGTGGCTTCACTATTTTAGATGATATATTATACCAACAAACACCACCTGCCAGATTACTGGGCGTACAACTAACCTTGGAAGAGGATCTGATTTGTTCCCTGCGTTCTCTTGCCTCTGCAGCAGCCTTCTCAGCCTTAGCCTTTTTAATCGCCCTCTCCCGAGCTTCTGCAGTTGCTCTTTCGACTGCAGCCCGTTCTGCTTTTATCCGAGCTTCGGCATTTGCTCTCTCTTCTTTTTGTCGGGCCTCAGCAGAAGCCCTTTGGCGTGCCGCCGCAATCCTTTCCAATGCCATTTTTTCTGCCATCTCACGAGCATTATTAAATGCCCTCTCGTGGGCTTCTCTTGTAGCTCTTTCAACAGCAAGTTTATCCTTTTCCCTTTCCCTTTCCCTCTCCTGctcttcctttctttttctttcactGTCTTCGgcattttctctttctttctcaaATATcttttgcctttcttttgcttCTTCAAGTCTTTGAGCAGCCTCTCTGTCCTCTCTTTCCTTTTCTGATTTTGTACTCCCCCTCTCTTTGCTTCTCTGAGGCCCAGGTGTCTCTTTTCTTGACACCTCAGCGGAAACTGGGAATGAACTTTCTGCAGATTTAGGCACACTGTCATTCTTCTCCAAATGAACATGTTGATGCTTTTGTTCTGCCTTTGATATCCTTTCTCTAGAGTCTTTTCCTTCCATTTTGTTTGCACTGCTTTTCTCTTCTTCAGATGTTCTAGATATTTCTGTAGGTAATTCTCTTGCTGCTTCTTTGCGCACCTCTTTGGTCTTGTCAACACCAGGAACATTTTCATTAGATGTCTGAGAAATAGCAGATTCAGCATTTTGAGTCAAGTGCTGCACGTCCGTACTCATTTCTGGACAGAAAGCTAGCTCGTCCTTTGAATTTATTGTTACTATGGTGGGGCAATCATTAGCAGATTTCATGGTAATCTCATCTTCAGAACTTATCACACTTTCCATTTTATCAACTGTTATCTTACCCCGTGCATCTACATCAACTTGTCCTTCGTTAGTATCAGATACAGATGCCTTTTGATCCTCCTGATTAGCATGAGCTGATTCTTCCTCCGTATCTGTCTTCTCATTATTTTCTGAGGGGGTTTCTTCTGCTTCTTTCCGTTCACAAACGGAGACAGGTCTATCAGTCCCTTCTTCTGTTCTGTCTTCCACTTCGCTAGGCCCTAATGAACCTTGGATTTCCTGATCAACGTCCCCTTTAATCAATTTGCTGGCTACCTCGAATACATTCAGCACAGATGACACTACAGGATTATTGGTTTGCAAAGTAATATCACTCTGTTCAGTACACTTAACATCCTCATCTGGAACAGACTCTTCAGTATGTGTGTGTGGATAAAGTTCCACTTCAGTTTCAACTTTCTCTACTTCAGAGATTAGTGATTCACAAGGTATTTCGTTTTCATTATGCAGGTATGATTCACCAATAAAACTAAACTTTTCCCTTCCATAGGTTTCAGCTTCAAGCTCAGATGTACTCTCGACCCTTGGGGAAGTTTGAGTTAGATCAGATCTTTCAAGTTCCTCTAAAATCAATGATTTAATTTGACTTGCTTGGGAATTATAAACATCAGCAACTTCTGGAGGTTCTTGTAATGTTTTACTACTCCCTGAAGTGCTTTGGATCTCATAATCACATCGTACCTCTAGTCCTCCTTCACTCTTTTCGGACTCCTTCAATGTTCCTTCTACTgaactcatattactattaccaaGATGTTTCAGATCATTGGCGTAGTTAACAGACGAAGAAGTTGAGCGTGAACTAGGAACATCCTTGATGAAGTCTAAttcaggagagaccttgctcacaGAAGGAAGGTCAACACTCCCATCATCGTGGCTTCCTTCAGAATTTCCAACAGTCACAAGTTCCTCACAATGGGAGCTATCAATACCTTTGTGTGCCATATATTCTGTAGAAGCTTCCAGCATTGCAGACACCATATCTTCTCCTTTATCCAATTGAACTGTGTTATCTTCTTTCCGACTTTCATGTTTCACTTCCAAATCGCTGTGATAATTAACAACCCGCGGTTTTTCATGTCTTCCAAGGTCAGAGTCTTGCATGGTAACTTCAACTTTACCTTCTTGGACCTTTCTGGGCTCAGTGACAGTCTTTGATGTCCCACAATTATCTTCTTCCCCCCTGGCTGTATCAGTCTGGCATTTCTGATCATCTCCAGTAAGCTCAAAAAATTCATCACCTGATCTCCAGTTACCTAGTTTCTCTAATTTACTGGAATTTTGACATGGCATAGTGCAAGTTCGCATCATCTGCTTAGGCTTCTCAAATGGCAGTACCTTTCTTCCACTGTCATCACAATGATTCGTTCTGACAGCATTACCTTGGTGCTTGTCCAACACAAAATTATGTCCTTTTGCTGGATTTTTCATTGACATGTTTTCCTCAAATGTATATACCTCTACAGGAGCCTTGATTTCTACAGATCTTGTGCTTCTGTGATGACTGGGCTTCTTTCGAATTTTAAAACTGTCACCTTTTCTCTCCATTAGTTCCTTTGCAGCTCTTAACCTAGCATCAGCATATTCCATTGCCTCCTTCATAGCGTCTGCAGCAGAACTCGGATTGGCCTCAGTGTAAGACAAAGCAGGATCAGCTCTTTTTTCAGTTCGAGGCACATTGGTACTTGAAGCAACATGGACAGAAATTGGAGTGTCACTGTCAAGATGTAGATCTCCCTTTGCTGCACTTTCTTTCTTGTTTAGCACTTTAGGTTGCTGCGCCAAAGGTTGTAGTGGTACTTTTGGTTGTGTCTGCACATTAACATTAGATACCCTCATAAATGCATAATCTGCAAAAGGTTTTCCATTGCTGGGTGTTGCAAGAATATCAGATTTCTGGTTACTTCCATTTTCAGAAACATTTTCAGAAAGAGGTggacattctggtacatgctgctTCTGATGAAAACTGAAGTCAATCTCAGGACTTCTCACCTTGGCAGCTACAAAGGTTGAGGGGGGCTTCTTCCCTCTGTCTCCATTACTGGGCGTTGCAGAAATATGAGATTTCTGGTTACTTTCATTTGCAGGAACATTTTCGGAAAGAGGTAGACATTCTGGTCTGTGCTGCTTCTGATCAAAACTGAAGTCAATCTCAGGACTTCGCACCTTTGCAGTTACAGAGGTTGAGGGGGGCTTCTTCCCTCTGTCTCCATTACTGGGCGTTGCAGAAATATGAGATTTCTGGTTACTTTCATTTGCAGGAACATTTTCGGAAAGAGGTAGACATTCTGGTCTGTGCTGCTTCTGATCAAAACTGAAGTCAATCTCAGGACTTCGCACCTTTGCAGTTACAGAGATTGAGGGGGGCTTCTTCCCTCTGTCTCCATTAGTCATTATACCATTATCTATTTTTGAAACATGATTAGTTGCTGGGGCATGTGAAAAATTCGAAGAACCAACCACATGATCCACTGAAGGGTGAACTGTGCAAGTAGTCATCTCAATTAGATCATTCGGTTTTGCCTGGGTAGTCTTGCAATATGACATGACAAATTCCTGACTCTCCGGAGGGAAGGACATTGGAGAAGACTCGTGCTCTTTGAAGTGTTGATGGAGCGCAGATTTCTCAGCATCAAGTCGCCTAGATTCATTGTTTATCGATGATCTGTTAAAAATTAAATCAGTGGTGTACTTCAACTATCAAAGCAAGTTCAAGAGCAACAAGCATGAATAAATAAAAAATGTTAATATGGTTCACTACAAGTTGTAAGTGGTAACATAAGGGACAGCTCAAGTAGCACAGAACTACACTTTAGCAAAGGTACATTTAAAAATTGTAGAAGGGGTATTCATATTATATCATACCATGAATGAAAGAAAGAAGCTATAAAACTAATTTGAAACGAGTACAGTAAAATAATGGATTCTGATTCTGCATAAAAGGAACTATCTAGTTTTACATACTATATTATGGCACCACTGGGCAGCCTTAGGAAGAATGCCTAGTAAGTTCCAAATATCAGCTATGTGAAAATTGAGAAGCCTCTTGTCCATGGACAAATAATGCATGCCAGAATCTGAGGTGTCTATAATACTGTAAAATATATGCTTGTTTGAAGAGGATGTTGTCTAAATTTTTTGTATTCATATGTCTGTAGAGACAGATGTGAATATGTTGCTAATTTTGATATTATAAGATGCCACCTCAAACATATAGCACGCCCATACTAACACAATTGGTCCAATTAATCAACAAATTTTGCAGATTCAATATTCAAATGATATGATCCATTTCAGATTTATGTTGGAATCACAAGGAGTGCAAATTATTTCTTGGAGACAGACCTGACAAGAAAACAAATTCATAGGTTGATCACAACCAGTAGATATCACGGATATAAATAGTATAGCATAGCAATGTCAGGCACTAGCATTCTATGATCCTATCCAGATTAACGTTGCAGCACATAGTTCATGGACTTCAATCCGTGCGTAGAGGTGCCGTAGCAGTAAATACGTTCCATAGTAAGAATCTGTCCAATCAATATGATAATTCCGTATGCATCCAGATAACCATATGTCAAAAGTTACATTAGTCTTACACAGCAGCACTTACCTGTCCTACCCCAGTGTGATCACCCCTGTTGTTTCCTATCATGTGATATGTTTCTGCTGGTTGAGATGTTAGAGGTGGCCCCACCACCAGGTCCGTCCTCTCTATCCCAGACAATGGATCTGTTCAACCCATTTGTTGACATTGACGTGAACTAAAACGAAGGGAACTGACAGGAAAAGGGACTTTCCATGCCAATTGCCAATTACCAATAGCAGAGGGAAATCAACGTGATGTCCATCTCATAACTCACAACGTAGTCATTCTGCTTTTCTATTCCAACCAGCAGTAGCCTAGCAATGAAGCTTGTAATAATGCTCCCTGGCAACACCAACTTCTTGTGTCTAGCTTGTAGATATCGTGGCACTCATCGAAAGCGCTTGTTGCAGTGTGAAACATAAACCAAACGTTCCACTAGTGGTGTTTTTGACACTGCATTTAGCACTGATCTGGCTGATTTCAGCTATATTGCTTAGCTCAGGTAGCTCTTATTTCGGTATGGCAGTGGCTACTCCCACAGGAAATGTTTAGGCGACTAATGGCGGTGGCTGTTTCGCATAACATAAGGAAAGTGTCATTATTTTGGAGCTACCCGTTATGGTGGGACCAATTCGTATGAGGGCAGCCAACACAAATGTGACATGTAATAGGAAACAACAATCATAAAGAAAAGAGCAGTGAGCAAATTAAGAGATGCCTATTACCGGTCCAAAGACGACAAAATAATGATGTACCTATTACTAGTACGGTACACCAGCTATAACCACCAATAGAAGCACGTCCAACAACGTCACATATGGATATACCTATATGGAGAACCAACATAAGATGGTCAGCTGAGCACACAAACTTGGACCAATCTAAGGCATACACTTGTTCCATGACTACACGGCAGGCTGACACCGGTCTTAAGCTTAAACTTGTTTCCACGACTACGTGGCAGGCGTACACCAATCTGAAGCATGCAGTTGCAATCTAAGGCATACATTTGTTCCACGACTACGTGGCAGGCTGGCACCAATCTGAAGCATGCAGTTGCAAAAGGCAGAGAGTGCGATTATCGGCAGCAAGCTTGGCCCCCGAAAAGCCTTCCAACCCTATCAATGTCACCCTCACTGAATATTTGTGTTTCAACTCACAGTACAGCTTTTCTATCCACATGGAGAACAAGCTGGTGGTAGTGAAGTCCTTGGACCATAGGAGAAGCTACGTATGACCTAACAAGACGAGGACACCACGATTGACGCATACCCAACcaacacaggcagacatgttaatTCCGACATCAAGGCATGCTACTGCTGGCCTGAATACCCTAGACGcgcaggcgaggcgaggcgaggccagGCTGTGATGGCAGCAGCGTACGCAAATACAGCTCACCGTTTTGAGGCTTAATTAATTTCGGAAGCAATAAAGGAGGAGTTCGACGGTGGTTTGAGGAATTGTTGATGCTCCGTCCTAAGTGGGCATCTCTCTAAAGCCAGGCTCTAAAGCTCGGAATCGTAGACTAGAAATACGGCCGCCTTTACGAGTGGAAGAAAAGGGATGATGGGGGAGGGGGAAAGGTTGAGAAATCCTCATCACACTCGCAGACTCGCGAGGAGACATGGAAGCGATGGGCATTTGGGGGCAACGGAAGGACGGAATCCGGAATCGCAGCGGTGTCTACCTTGCAACCCCGCCCGGGTCCTGAAAATTGTAGTATTCGAGGTGAGGCGAATGGCACACTCAGCCCAGTTGATCCAAATCAAACCTGGGAGAAGCATTCCAGGTAGAGGGGCAGGCGGTGTGGCGGGCGGGAAGGaagggcgcggcgcggcgcgaacGAACCTGGAGGAGCTGCCGCTGGCGCTGGCGCTGGCGCTGGACGAGGcgatgtcctcctcctcctcctccgttgcgggcgcgggcgcgggcgggaACAGGTCGTGGTAGGGCGCGGCGAAGTCGGCGAACCGGAACCCGCCGAAGATCTCCCCGTATTCGTCGCGGCGCCGGGCGGAGGAGAAGAGGCCCCCGCCGTCGTCTGCAGCGGCGACGGGCGGCAGGTCGAGGTAGGGAATGGAGCAGGTGGCGGCGAAGACCTCGGCGTAGTCTAGCGGCGGCGGGCCCGCGGCCCCGAAGCGCGGCGGGCCCCCGAAGACGTCGCCGTACCCCGCGCGCGCGGACGGGGTCTTCCGGTGGTGCCTCCGCTCCCTCCGCGGCGCGTCCATGGCCGGCCGCCGGCCTGGGTGTGggtggggagggggaggaggaccaGGTAGGGGTTTGGGTTTGGGCGGAGGTGGAGACGACAGACAGAGAGACAGAGGAGGTGGGGGAGTGGGAGGCTCTCTCTTTTTTGGCGGAGGTGGAGCTCGACTCGATGattttgtttctttcttttctttttcttcggaacGAACCGAACCGTTGTTGGTTGTCACTCACTGTGGCGGTGGGACCGGGATGGACGAGAAAAAGAACCTGAATTCTTCCGGACGGACGCGTGCTGAACGGAAGTCCTGGGCGGGCGCACTATAGGACAGAGAAAACCCGAACGCACGTGCTACGTGACAAATCTCATACGACACCACGCACTATCAAGCCACATTATCCTTTCGTCCTCTCCAAATCGCGCCGCCCGAGACCACCCGCCCGCAGCGCCGCCCTCGCCGTCCAGTGCACTGCACGCGCCCAGACCTTGCGCCGTCGTCGTAGAAGAGCTCGAGCTGCTGCTCGTCGCGCCGCCTGGAACCTTCTCGTCGCCGACGCCGGAGGCCATGGACCTCTTGCCGGCGAGTCCGCAGCCACCCTTCTGGTGGAGAGCAAATCCCCCGTATGGCCAGTCGGTGGTACGCACATCAGGCAATATCAATCGGAGCAGATCCCCTCACGGTCAGCAGCGGCATCGGAGCAGTGTCCGTGCGCTTACTCCACCAGATCGAGCCTAACCTCGAGTAGAGAAAGGGCCAATGGAGAAGAAAAATTGTAAGCTTGGAAGATGCAGCTTTGATTTTACTCGATGTATACAAAGATCAAGCCTGGAGCCTCGCGTCGATGCGCAACTTCATTGTCCGACGCCGCAACTTTGGTATTTGTCGGAGTAACTTTGGTGCAAGGCGATGCAATTTTGGTGTCCTACATAGCAATTTTTTTATACTCGATAAAGCTATTATTTGTATCTGGTAACGTAATTTTTGTGTCTGGCAGAGCAACTTTTATGCCTGACAAAGCAATTTTCGTGTCTGGCAGCGTAATTTTGGTGTCCAACTTTGATATCCGaaagagcaactttggtgccaaCAACTTGAACAAATTACAAGTAAGATATCTTTGGTACCCGATAAAGCTACGTTCGTGTCTAGCAGCGTAATTTAGGTGTAGCAACTTTGGTACTCGTCGGAGCAACTTCGGTGTCTGAGGGTGCAATTTTGGTGTTCGATAGAGAATTTTTGTGGCTGACAAAGCTACGTTCGTGTTTGACCGCATAATTTTGGTGGCCGATAGAGCAATTTTGATGCCTGAAAGAGCAACTTTTTTGCCTAGCGGTGCACTTTTCGTGTCCCGCAGACTAACTTTGATAACCGATAGAACAACTTTGGTGTCCAGTAGCGTAATTTTGGTGTCCGACGGAGCAACTTTTGTGCCTGACTAAAAGCTATGTCCATGTCAGGCAGGGTAATTTTTGGTGTTcgacagagcaactttggtaTTGCTccgagcaactttggtgcccagAGACGAAATTTTGTTGTCCAATagagcaactttggtactcgTCGGGAGCAACTTTTAGTGCCTACCGACGGAGCAACTTTTATGCCCGACAAAGCTATGTTCGTGTCTGGCAGCGTAATTTTGGTGTTCGACCTAGCAACTTTGAAATCCGATGTTG from Lolium rigidum isolate FL_2022 chromosome 4, APGP_CSIRO_Lrig_0.1, whole genome shotgun sequence encodes the following:
- the LOC124649382 gene encoding glucose-1-phosphate adenylyltransferase large subunit 1, chloroplastic/amyloplastic isoform X2, with amino-acid sequence MSSMQFSSVLPLEGKACVCPVRSANNGCERLKVGDSSSLRHEMALRRKCNGTRGGGAANGAQCVLTSDASPDTLVVRSSFRRNYADPNEVAAVILGGGTGTQLFPLTSTRATPAVPIGGCYRLIDIPMSNCFNSGINKIFVMTQFNSASLNRHIHRTYLGGGINFTDGSVEVLAATQMPGEAAGWFRGTADAVRKFIWVLEDYYKHKSIEHILILSGDQLYRMDYMELVQKHVDDNADITLSCAPVGESRASEYGLVKFDSSGRVIQFSEKPKGADLEAMKVDTSFLNFAIDDPAKNPYIASMGVYVFKREVLLNLLKSRYTELHDFGSEILPRALHDHNVQAYVFTDYWEDIGTIRSFFDANMALCEQPPKFEFYDPKTPFFTSPRYLPPTKSDKCRIKEAIISHGCFLRECTIEHSIIGVRSRLNSGSVLKNAMMMGADLYETEDEISGLLSEGKVPIGVGENSKLSNCIIDMNARIGRDVVIANSEGVQEADRPEEGYYIRSGIVVILKNATVKDGTVV
- the LOC124649382 gene encoding glucose-1-phosphate adenylyltransferase large subunit 1, chloroplastic/amyloplastic isoform X1 → MSSMQFSSVLPLEGKACVCPVRSANNGCERLKVGDSSSLRHEMALRRKCNGTRGGGAANGAQCVLTSDASPDTLSQVVRSSFRRNYADPNEVAAVILGGGTGTQLFPLTSTRATPAVPIGGCYRLIDIPMSNCFNSGINKIFVMTQFNSASLNRHIHRTYLGGGINFTDGSVEVLAATQMPGEAAGWFRGTADAVRKFIWVLEDYYKHKSIEHILILSGDQLYRMDYMELVQKHVDDNADITLSCAPVGESRASEYGLVKFDSSGRVIQFSEKPKGADLEAMKVDTSFLNFAIDDPAKNPYIASMGVYVFKREVLLNLLKSRYTELHDFGSEILPRALHDHNVQAYVFTDYWEDIGTIRSFFDANMALCEQPPKFEFYDPKTPFFTSPRYLPPTKSDKCRIKEAIISHGCFLRECTIEHSIIGVRSRLNSGSVLKNAMMMGADLYETEDEISGLLSEGKVPIGVGENSKLSNCIIDMNARIGRDVVIANSEGVQEADRPEEGYYIRSGIVVILKNATVKDGTVV